In the genome of Mustelus asterias unplaced genomic scaffold, sMusAst1.hap1.1 HAP1_SCAFFOLD_1433, whole genome shotgun sequence, one region contains:
- the ift27 gene encoding intraflagellar transport protein 27 homolog translates to MVKLRAKCVLAGDSTVGKSALVHVFRSESAHFLKNYTLTAGVEVFVNPVPIPDTPDSVELFIFDSSGKEIFYDTVESQWELTAAVCLVYDITNETTFNSCTKWLERVRAQAPSGQLAGVLVGNKTDLACRRAVEYTQAQEWAASQGLEYFETSAKEIENCDAPFQSLARAFHRMYEEKLEHIRSIV, encoded by the exons ATGGTGAAACTGCGAGCCAAGTGTGTGCTGGCGG gcGATTCTACTGTTGGGAAGAGTGCGTTGGTACACGTGTTCCGCAGCGAAAGTGCCCACTTCCTGAAAAATTATACCCTG ACAGCTGGAGTGGAAGTTTTTGTTAATCCGGTCCCCATCCCAGACACCCCAGACAGCGTG GAACTGTTCATCTTTGattcttcagggaaagaaatcttctATGACACGGTGGAAAGCCAG TGGGAGCTTACGGCCGCCGTTTGCCTTGTGTACGACATCACCAATGAGACGACGTTTAACAGCTGCACAAAGTGGCTGGAGAGAGTCCGAGCGCAGGCTCCCAGCGGACAGCTGGCAG GAGTTCTTGTTGGCAATAAGACGGATTTAGCCTGCAGGCGTGCTGTGGAGTACACCCAGGCACAGGAATGGGCAGCGAGCCAGGGCCTGGAGTACTTTGAGACATCCGCG AAGGAGATAGAGAACTGTGACGCTCCGTTCCAGAGTCTGGCCAGAGCATTTCACCGCATGTATGAGGAGAAGCTAGAGCACATCCGATCCATCGTGTGA
- the rpl3 gene encoding large ribosomal subunit protein uL3 produces MSHRKFSAPRHGSLGFLPRKRSSRHRGKVKSFPRDDSSKPIHLTAFLGYKAGMTHIVREVDRPGSKVNKKEVVEAVTVIETPPMVIVGLVGYIETPHGLRTFKTVFAEHMSDECKRRFYKNWYKSKKKAFTKYCKKWQDEDGKKQLEKDFNSMKKYCQVIRIIAHTQMRLLPLRQKKSHIMEIQLNGGTIAEKVDWAREKLEQQVAINLVFGQDEMIDVIGVTKGHGFKGVTSRWHTKKLPRKTHKGLRKVACIGAWHPARVAFSVARAGQKGYHHRTEINKKIYRIGAGYQTKDGKLVKSNASTEYDLTDKSINPLGGFPHYGEVTNDFVMVKGCVIGTKKRVLTLRKSMLVQTNRRAEEKIDLKFIDTSSKFGHGRFQTIEEKKAFMGPLKKDRIAKEEAA; encoded by the exons ATG TCTCACCGCAAGTTCTCAGCCCCTAgacatggttctctgggcttcttGCCCCGCAAGAGGAGCAGCAGGCACAGGGGCAAGGTGAAGAGCTTCCCCAGGGATGATTCTTCAAAGCCCATCCATCTCACTGCCTTCCTCGGCTACAAGGCTGGCATGACCCACATTGTCCGTGAGGTTGACAGACCTGGTTCAA AGGTGAACAagaaggaggtggtagaggctgtGACAGTAATTGAAACTCCTCCAATGGTAATCGTTGGCCTTGTTGGATATATTGAGACTCCCCATGGTCTCCGTACCTTCAAGACCGTCTTTGCTGAGCACATGAGTGACGAATGCAAGCGACGCTTCTACAAGAACTG GTACAAATCCAAAAAGAAGGCTTTCACCAAATACTGCAAGAAATGGCAGGATGAGGACGGTAAGAAACAGTTGGAGAAGGACTTTAACAGCATGAAGAAGTACTGCCAGGTTATTCGCATCATTGCTCACACACAG ATGCGCCTGCTCCCCTTGCGTcagaagaagtctcacatcatggAAATCCAGCTGAACGGTGGCACCATCGCAGAGAAGGTTGATTGGGCGAGAGAGAAACTGGAACAGCAGGTTGCTATCAACTTGGTGTTCGGTCAGGATGAGATGATTGATGTCATTGGTGTAACTAAAGGCCATGGCTTCAAAG GGGTCACCAGCCGATGGCACACAAAGAAGCTGCCAAGGAAGACTCACAAGGGGCTGCGTAAAGTTGCCTGTATTGGAGCTTGGCATCCTGCTCGCGTGGCTTTCTCTGTTGCCCGTGCAGGTCAGAAGGGCTACCACCACCGCACTGAGATTAACAAGAAG ATCTACAGGATCGGAGCAGGTTACCAAACCAAGGATGGCAAATTGGTGAAGTCCAATGCTTCTACTGAGTATGACTTGACAGACAAGAGCATCAACCCCCTG GGAGGATTCCCTCATTATGGTGAAGTGACCAATGACTTTGTGATGGTGAAGGGCTGCGTCATTGGTACCAAGAAGCGTGTGCTCACACTGCGCAAG TCCATGTTGGTGCAGACCAACCGTCGTGCTGAAGAGAAGATTGACCTGAAGTTCATCGACACTTCATCCAAGTTTGGTCACGGCCGCTTCCAGACCATTGAGGAGAAGAAGGcatttatg GGACCATTGAAGAAGGATCGAATTGCCAAGGAAGAGGCTGCATAA